In Saimiri boliviensis isolate mSaiBol1 chromosome 12, mSaiBol1.pri, whole genome shotgun sequence, one genomic interval encodes:
- the PRR14 gene encoding proline-rich protein 14, protein MDLPGDSSPPGQPRLCRQPLTRALWGATIPKRQRLQPPAAPSPLEKASRRVLAVVLEDVMAVRMVPVVPPKETSIPRHQSYHQDPVHRQPPALPPQQAMWSSQARPPDPLHLCREPLSRVHQTPSTLRQQSKTTPGPEESPSQKVDRAPQPTLVVMLEDIASPRPPAEGFIDETPNFIIPAQRAEPMRIVHQPMPSLGDLESPFQPSTLPADSPENPPSAPDPALELPSTPPPSSLLRPRLSPWGLAPLFRSVRSKLESFADIFLTPNKTSQPPPPSPPMKLELKIAISEAEQSGAAEGTASVSPRPPIRQWRAQDHNTLAPLPKPSLGRSYSCPDLGPPGSGTCTWPPAPSQPSQPRPRRHTVGGGEMARTPPPPRPCLRKEVFPLGGVGASPSLATSCSSTASTSSFSEPAEPRLGSTKGKEPRASKDQVLSDPETKTMGKVSRFRIRRTPARPQLNLTPMGLPRPIRLNKKEFSLEEIYTNKNYQSPTTKRTFETIFEEPRERNGTLIFTSSRKLRRAVEFRDSSLPRSRRPSRGVRAAGGRTVPPNVAPSPDVGPLLQQRLEELDALLLEEETVDRE, encoded by the exons ATGGACTTGCCCGGGGACTCCAG CCCGCCTGGCCAGCCGCGTCTGTGCCGCCAGCCTCTGACTCGAGCATTATGGGGAGCCACGATCCCGAAACGGCAGAGGCTGCAGCCCCCGGCGGCCCCTTCTCCCCTGGAAAAGGCCTCTCGGCGGGTCCTGGCCGTGGTGCTGGAAGATGTCATGGCTGTTCGAATG GTCCCTGTGGTGCCCCCAAAGGAGACCTCCATCCCACGGCACCAGAGCTACCATCAGGATCCTGTCCACAGGCAGCCGCCTGCCTTGCCACCCCAGCAAGCCATGTGGTCCTCGCAGGCCAG GCCTCCCGACCCTCTGCATTTGTGCCGGGAGCCCTTGAGCCGAGTCCACCAGACCCCTTCCACCCTGAGGCAGCAATCAAAGACAACCCCTGGCCCAGAGGAGAGCCCTTCACAAAAAGTGGACCGGGCCCCCCAGCCCACCCTGGTGGTGATGCTGGAAGACATCGCCAGTCCTAGACCCCCAGCTGAG GGCTTCATTGATGAGACCCCCAACTTCATCATCCCAGCACAAAG AGCTGAGCCCATGAGGATAGTTCACCAGCCAATGCCTTCACTCGGGGACCTAGAATCCCCATTCCAGCCATCTACTCTGCCTGCAGACTCTCCGGAGAACCCACCATCGG ccCCAGATCCTGCTCTGGAGCTCCCATCCACCCCACCACCGTCCAGCCTTTTACGCCCCCGCCTCAGTCCCTGGGGCTTGGCCCCACTCTTCCGTTCTGTCCGCTCCAAGCTGGAGAGCTTTGCTGACATCTTCCTCACGCCCAACAAAACCTCACAGCCCCCACCCCCGTCCCCCCCCATGAAGCTGGAGTTGAAGATCGCCATCTCAGAGGCCGAGCAGTCTGGGGCTGCTGAGGGCACTGCGTCTGTCAGCCCCCGGCCCCCCATCCGCCAGTGGCGGGCTCAGGACCACAATACCCTAGCACCTCTCCCTAAGCCCTCTCTGGGCCGAAGCTACTCCTGCCCTGATCTGGGGCCCCCTGGCTCTGGTACCTGCACTTGGCCACCTGCTCCATCCCAACCAAGCCAGCCACGGCCACGGCGGCACACTGTGGGTGGTGGGGAAATGGCCCGAACCCCGCCACCCCCTCGGCCCTGTCTCCGGAAAGAGGTCTTCCCTCTCGGAGGAGTGGGGGCCTCCCCTTCTCTCGCCACATCTTGCTCGTCCACGGCATCCACTTCCTCCTTCTCCGAACCAGCAGAACCCAG GTTGGGTTCAACCAAAGGGAAGGAGCCAAGAGCCTCAAAGGACCAGGTGCTTTCAGACCCTGAGACCAAG ACCATGGGAAAGGTTTCTCGATTCAGAATACGCAGAACACCAGCCCGTCCTCAGCTAAACCTTACACCAATGGGACTGCCTCGACCAATCAG GTTGAACAAGAAGGAGTTCAGCTTGGAAGAAATTTATACCAACAAGAATTACCAGTCACCCACAACCAAGAG GACCTTTGAGACCATCTTCGAGGAACCTCGGGAGCGCAATGGGACTCTCATTTTCACCAGCTCGAGGAAGCTCCGTCGGGCTGTGGAATTTCGAGATAGCAGCCTTCCTAGATCACGACGGCCGTCCCGTGGGGTCCGGGCTGCAGGGGGCAGGACTGTTCCTCCCAATGTGGCCCCCAGCCCTGATGTGGGCCCCCTGCTGCAGCAGCGGCTGGAGGAGCTAGACGCCTTGCTTCTGGAGGAAGAAACTGTAGATCGGGAGTAG